The Neofelis nebulosa isolate mNeoNeb1 chromosome X, mNeoNeb1.pri, whole genome shotgun sequence genome has a segment encoding these proteins:
- the RAI2 gene encoding retinoic acid-induced protein 2 isoform X3 — protein sequence MDDLQSQNLSMDMTDSSPALANNRLENGMAQLITTEAWNINSTDLEAPCSSSAIHNNLFQGAEDPEARPQLLDLRIPSRPQEPTLPFEAVLQNLFPSQGALGPPPCQPPPGYAPVPPQPFNSPLSPLVPPATLLVPYPVIVPLPVPVPIPIPIPVPQSPESKLSSAFPKPPSSFGLHPFKGTPSPLEKEELKPFDILQPREYFQLSRHTVIKMGSENEALDLSMKSVPWLKAGEASPPVCQEDAVLDLSLAAHRKSEPPVETLYDSSSSVDSPGHAGGMEVPFAPATAHGASAVMDSHAGGSNPAQLPGQPGQPSGEVKAENHMEIVSESQAAKVIVSVEDAVPAIFCGKIKGLSGVSTKNFSFKREDSVLQGYDINSQGEEPMGSTEPLRKPVKNRSIKLKKVNSQEIHMLPIKKQRLATFFPRK from the exons ATGGACGATCTGCAGTCCCAGAACCTCTCCATGGACATGACTGACTCCTCTCCCGCCTTGGCCAATAACAGACTGGAGAATGGCATGGCCCAGCTGATCACCACCGAGGCCTGGAACATCAACTCCACCGACCTG GAGGCCCCGTGCTCCTCCAGTGCTATCCACAACAACCTGTTCCAGGGAGCCGAGGACCCCGAGGCCCGACCGCAGCTCCTGGACCTGCGGATCCCCAGCCGGCCACAGGAGCCCACGTTGCCGTTTGAAGCTGTGCTCCAGAATTTGTTCCCCTCGCAGGGCGCTCTCGGCCCCCCACCCTGTCAGCCTCCTCCTGGATACGCGCCTGTGCCCCCCCAGCCCTTTAACTCCCCCCTGTCCCCCCTGGTCCCTCCGGCCACCCTCCTGGTACCCTACCCTGTGATCGTCCCCTTGCCCGTGCCcgtccccatccccatccccatccccgtGCCTCAGAGTCCCGAATCCAAGCTCAGCTCCGCTTTCCCCAAGCCGCCATCTTCCTTCGGCCTACACCCCTTCAAAGGCACCCCTAGCCCTCTGGAGAAGGAGGAACTGAAGCCCTTCGATATCCTGCAGCCGAGGGAGTACTTCCAGCTTAGCCGCCACACGGTCATCAAGATGGGGAGTGAGAACGAGGCCCTGGATCTGTCCATGAAGTCGGTGCCCTGGCTTAAGGCTGGCGAAGCCAGTCCCCCCGTATGCCAGGAAGATGCGGTCCTGGACCTGTCGCTGGCAGCCCACCGAAAATCTGAGCCTCCCGTTGAGACACTGTATGACAGCAGCAGCTCAGTGGACAGCCCAGGTCACGCCGGCGGCATGGAAGTGCCCTTTGCCCCTGCCACAGCACACGGGGCCTCGGCTGTGATGGATAGCCACGCGGGCGGCAGCAACCCCGCCCAGCTGCCCGGCCAGCCCGGCCAGCCCAGTGGCGAGGTCAAGGCTGAAAATCACATGGAGATCGTGAGCGAGTCCCAGGCCGCCAAGGTTATCGTCTCGGTGGAAGACGCCGTGCCTGCCATCTTCTGCGGCAAGATCAAAGGCCTCTCGGGCGTGTCCACCAAAAACTTCTCCTTCAAAAGAGAAGACTCCGTGCTTCAGGGCTATGACATCAATAGCCAAGGAGAAGAGCCCATGGGAAGCACAGAGCCCCTTAGGAAACCCGTCAAAAACAGGAGCATAAAGTTAAAGAAAGTGAACTCCCAGGAAATACACATGCTCCCGATCAAAAAACAACGGCTGGCCACCTTTTTTCCAAGAAAGTAa
- the RAI2 gene encoding retinoic acid-induced protein 2 isoform X1: protein MDDLQSQNLSMDMTDSSPALANNRLENGMAQLITTEAWNINSTDLVKKALVTVPAPSILNPPAESQGGMALKVAATVLQPLCLGESPVVMPIHMQVEGSPAPELNPNGHAAYVMTTQGPVQLPVVLEQHVFQHLNSPLVLPQEAPCSSSAIHNNLFQGAEDPEARPQLLDLRIPSRPQEPTLPFEAVLQNLFPSQGALGPPPCQPPPGYAPVPPQPFNSPLSPLVPPATLLVPYPVIVPLPVPVPIPIPIPVPQSPESKLSSAFPKPPSSFGLHPFKGTPSPLEKEELKPFDILQPREYFQLSRHTVIKMGSENEALDLSMKSVPWLKAGEASPPVCQEDAVLDLSLAAHRKSEPPVETLYDSSSSVDSPGHAGGMEVPFAPATAHGASAVMDSHAGGSNPAQLPGQPGQPSGEVKAENHMEIVSESQAAKVIVSVEDAVPAIFCGKIKGLSGVSTKNFSFKREDSVLQGYDINSQGEEPMGSTEPLRKPVKNRSIKLKKVNSQEIHMLPIKKQRLATFFPRK, encoded by the coding sequence ATGGACGATCTGCAGTCCCAGAACCTCTCCATGGACATGACTGACTCCTCTCCCGCCTTGGCCAATAACAGACTGGAGAATGGCATGGCCCAGCTGATCACCACCGAGGCCTGGAACATCAACTCCACCGACCTGGTAAAGAAGGCCCTGGTGACCGTGCCGGCCCCATCCATCCTGAACCCCCCAGCCGAGTCTCAGGGCGGCATGGCTCTGAAGGTGGCGGCCACTGTGCTGCAGCCCCTGTGCCTCGGGGAGAGCCCGGTGGTGATGCCCATTCACATGCAGGTGGAGGGAAGCCCTGCGCCCGAGCTCAACCCTAACGGCCATGCGGCCTATGTCATGACCACGCAGGGCCCCGTGCAGCTGCCGGTGGTGCTGGAGCAGCACGTCTTCCAGCACCTCAACTCCCCTCTGGTCCTGCCGCAGGAGGCCCCGTGCTCCTCCAGTGCTATCCACAACAACCTGTTCCAGGGAGCCGAGGACCCCGAGGCCCGACCGCAGCTCCTGGACCTGCGGATCCCCAGCCGGCCACAGGAGCCCACGTTGCCGTTTGAAGCTGTGCTCCAGAATTTGTTCCCCTCGCAGGGCGCTCTCGGCCCCCCACCCTGTCAGCCTCCTCCTGGATACGCGCCTGTGCCCCCCCAGCCCTTTAACTCCCCCCTGTCCCCCCTGGTCCCTCCGGCCACCCTCCTGGTACCCTACCCTGTGATCGTCCCCTTGCCCGTGCCcgtccccatccccatccccatccccgtGCCTCAGAGTCCCGAATCCAAGCTCAGCTCCGCTTTCCCCAAGCCGCCATCTTCCTTCGGCCTACACCCCTTCAAAGGCACCCCTAGCCCTCTGGAGAAGGAGGAACTGAAGCCCTTCGATATCCTGCAGCCGAGGGAGTACTTCCAGCTTAGCCGCCACACGGTCATCAAGATGGGGAGTGAGAACGAGGCCCTGGATCTGTCCATGAAGTCGGTGCCCTGGCTTAAGGCTGGCGAAGCCAGTCCCCCCGTATGCCAGGAAGATGCGGTCCTGGACCTGTCGCTGGCAGCCCACCGAAAATCTGAGCCTCCCGTTGAGACACTGTATGACAGCAGCAGCTCAGTGGACAGCCCAGGTCACGCCGGCGGCATGGAAGTGCCCTTTGCCCCTGCCACAGCACACGGGGCCTCGGCTGTGATGGATAGCCACGCGGGCGGCAGCAACCCCGCCCAGCTGCCCGGCCAGCCCGGCCAGCCCAGTGGCGAGGTCAAGGCTGAAAATCACATGGAGATCGTGAGCGAGTCCCAGGCCGCCAAGGTTATCGTCTCGGTGGAAGACGCCGTGCCTGCCATCTTCTGCGGCAAGATCAAAGGCCTCTCGGGCGTGTCCACCAAAAACTTCTCCTTCAAAAGAGAAGACTCCGTGCTTCAGGGCTATGACATCAATAGCCAAGGAGAAGAGCCCATGGGAAGCACAGAGCCCCTTAGGAAACCCGTCAAAAACAGGAGCATAAAGTTAAAGAAAGTGAACTCCCAGGAAATACACATGCTCCCGATCAAAAAACAACGGCTGGCCACCTTTTTTCCAAGAAAGTAa
- the RAI2 gene encoding retinoic acid-induced protein 2 isoform X2 encodes MDDLQSQNLSMDMTDSSPALANNRLENGMAQLITTEAWNINSTDLGPVQLPVVLEQHVFQHLNSPLVLPQEAPCSSSAIHNNLFQGAEDPEARPQLLDLRIPSRPQEPTLPFEAVLQNLFPSQGALGPPPCQPPPGYAPVPPQPFNSPLSPLVPPATLLVPYPVIVPLPVPVPIPIPIPVPQSPESKLSSAFPKPPSSFGLHPFKGTPSPLEKEELKPFDILQPREYFQLSRHTVIKMGSENEALDLSMKSVPWLKAGEASPPVCQEDAVLDLSLAAHRKSEPPVETLYDSSSSVDSPGHAGGMEVPFAPATAHGASAVMDSHAGGSNPAQLPGQPGQPSGEVKAENHMEIVSESQAAKVIVSVEDAVPAIFCGKIKGLSGVSTKNFSFKREDSVLQGYDINSQGEEPMGSTEPLRKPVKNRSIKLKKVNSQEIHMLPIKKQRLATFFPRK; translated from the exons ATGGACGATCTGCAGTCCCAGAACCTCTCCATGGACATGACTGACTCCTCTCCCGCCTTGGCCAATAACAGACTGGAGAATGGCATGGCCCAGCTGATCACCACCGAGGCCTGGAACATCAACTCCACCGACCTG GGCCCCGTGCAGCTGCCGGTGGTGCTGGAGCAGCACGTCTTCCAGCACCTCAACTCCCCTCTGGTCCTGCCGCAGGAGGCCCCGTGCTCCTCCAGTGCTATCCACAACAACCTGTTCCAGGGAGCCGAGGACCCCGAGGCCCGACCGCAGCTCCTGGACCTGCGGATCCCCAGCCGGCCACAGGAGCCCACGTTGCCGTTTGAAGCTGTGCTCCAGAATTTGTTCCCCTCGCAGGGCGCTCTCGGCCCCCCACCCTGTCAGCCTCCTCCTGGATACGCGCCTGTGCCCCCCCAGCCCTTTAACTCCCCCCTGTCCCCCCTGGTCCCTCCGGCCACCCTCCTGGTACCCTACCCTGTGATCGTCCCCTTGCCCGTGCCcgtccccatccccatccccatccccgtGCCTCAGAGTCCCGAATCCAAGCTCAGCTCCGCTTTCCCCAAGCCGCCATCTTCCTTCGGCCTACACCCCTTCAAAGGCACCCCTAGCCCTCTGGAGAAGGAGGAACTGAAGCCCTTCGATATCCTGCAGCCGAGGGAGTACTTCCAGCTTAGCCGCCACACGGTCATCAAGATGGGGAGTGAGAACGAGGCCCTGGATCTGTCCATGAAGTCGGTGCCCTGGCTTAAGGCTGGCGAAGCCAGTCCCCCCGTATGCCAGGAAGATGCGGTCCTGGACCTGTCGCTGGCAGCCCACCGAAAATCTGAGCCTCCCGTTGAGACACTGTATGACAGCAGCAGCTCAGTGGACAGCCCAGGTCACGCCGGCGGCATGGAAGTGCCCTTTGCCCCTGCCACAGCACACGGGGCCTCGGCTGTGATGGATAGCCACGCGGGCGGCAGCAACCCCGCCCAGCTGCCCGGCCAGCCCGGCCAGCCCAGTGGCGAGGTCAAGGCTGAAAATCACATGGAGATCGTGAGCGAGTCCCAGGCCGCCAAGGTTATCGTCTCGGTGGAAGACGCCGTGCCTGCCATCTTCTGCGGCAAGATCAAAGGCCTCTCGGGCGTGTCCACCAAAAACTTCTCCTTCAAAAGAGAAGACTCCGTGCTTCAGGGCTATGACATCAATAGCCAAGGAGAAGAGCCCATGGGAAGCACAGAGCCCCTTAGGAAACCCGTCAAAAACAGGAGCATAAAGTTAAAGAAAGTGAACTCCCAGGAAATACACATGCTCCCGATCAAAAAACAACGGCTGGCCACCTTTTTTCCAAGAAAGTAa